The Raphanus sativus cultivar WK10039 chromosome 2, ASM80110v3, whole genome shotgun sequence DNA segment tttcttaacatttcaggcTTGCCAAAATTGTTGTATCCTAGTCTTAACAACATCTCTATACCGGCTTGTCTTTAACTCTGAACAATGAAACTGAGACTTCGACATGATCTGAAATGGAAAAACTAAAGGGATTTCCACCCGAACTCTCACACCGTCTATACATAGGCAATGAAGCTAAGGAAGCATGAATTAAATAAGTATTCAATATAAGAGAGTGGGATGAGTGCGATGACTGGAATTTCTGGATTCATGAACGGGTACGTCGATTGTGTTAAAGAAGGAGAACCGTAGAAGTCctattctccatcgtcaacatcaaattctAAGAAACTCTGTGAagcaatgttttgaaatttgattcagatactaaaccagacgatttaccgggtcGTTGGGTCAAATGATCAACCGCTGgttaatatgaattaaatttattatataataatatattagcaatgaaaataaatatataaaaactaaagttaatattttaaaatgttttttaaacatcaaaataatagttttataaaatattacaattccatcaaatattttttctttggttcttaaattttgaattttttacatAACCTAAATCcgattaatatgaattaaattttgctgtcaaaaaaaaatccgaTTTACATTGGGTCACCAGAtctaccggttcaaccgcggattcggatcggattcaaaacactgttataaacTCGTGGACATTTatgaaaaaaagtttaaaaattcaatgtCTTTCACAATTAACATCAattaaaacctattaaatataagttaaaaaaaaatttaatagttaaaaagaGAATGCTACATGACATTTTTCCCCCTAAGGAGATAAAAAgcctactttatatataaagatttttcGTTTCAacgatttatatttaaaatcatttcaaATCGTCCAGAAGTTTctattaatatttctttttttcttttttaagaactaattattgatttatttttgtaagttcaCATCATACATAACATAACAAATGTTCAAGGATTcaactaattttcaaaaaagagACGCATGGAACTATTTTCTGTTCCTTtaaaagtacaaaaaaaaaacataaatgcaCATATTAATCTTAATCATCTATAATGTATTTCAACTTTCGACCCCCTTTCCTTCATGAAAATTCTGATTCCTTTGATAAGAAGAATTTTCCAGGTGTCATAAAATAGCTCCACGCTTCACCTGAAACcataccaaaatatatataatcttcaATGCATATCTCAAATAATCATACAAACAAAGGGTTCAAATTGTTGGGTTGTAACCAAAACGCATTGTGGGCTTAATTGAACTTAACAAAACTTTGTGGTTAAATATCGTAAAATATGCAAAACTAACAAGGACTGTAGAAAACCAATACCTGAGTGTTTCTTTACTCTTCTTCACTACTATCAGCAGACGATGCCTGACTGTTTGCATCGCCGCCGCCGGCGACCCAGTACTGTTTAACAGCGTAAAGAATCTTCTCAGGAACGAGAGGACCATCTTCATGATCCATCAACTTAGTGTCCCATCTCATCCCATCAGCAATCTTCCTCACGTCGTTCAAAACATCAACCTCATCCCTGATTATCACAATCCCTTCCGGCCTTAAGATCCGATCCATTTCAAGAAGAATATCCTCAATCTTGCAGCtgccaaatgaaaaaaaaaacaaaccattCATCAGCAGATACATGCTGAAGAGACCATTCATCAAGTAAGAAAATGCTAATTTTGGAAAGTTTTTTagggtttataaattttttaccTGTGCTGATACATGCTAAAGAGACCATTAGCGTGAATAAAATCATATGTTCTTGGATAAGTTGAAAACCCTTCACACCTGCAGATATTTCAAAACTCAAAGATCTTAAAAATTGCTTTTGTTTATGATCTCTCTAGAGAttaccattttaataatataacgTAGAGAGTTTCCATACCAGTCATGATAGATACCAATGAGACCTCTCTCATAGACAACACTCAACGTCTTCTTCGTAATAGTCGGAACCACGTTCATAACCCAAGACTTGGGAGACTCCAAAGCAGCAGCGAACCCACCAAGACCAGCATTCATATCCATCACGTTACGGTACCTAGTCGAACCAATCAAGCTATTGATTCTCTTGTACCGCCCCACACGCTTCTTCCACAGTTTAACATCTTCTTGGTACGTTTCCGCATCAACTCCACTAACCAAACCTTTAGAAACACTCGGAGGCACTGCGAGTAGCCTCTCGGGGAACTTCTTCAGCTTCCCACCAGCCACTTCTTCTTCGTTTGATACTTTAGGGAACGGTGTCACGCAAGTCTCGATCTCCTTGTACCAGACATCGTCAGTGTCTTTCCTCTTACACGTCTTAACCGGTGTTGATCTATCGCACGACCTATCGTTGATCTTCTTCCTGAAAATGGCGGTGTCTCCCTTCTCGTACTTCTTCTCCCAGCATAGAGACTCTGCTATATCCTCTATCCTCTTTTGCTCGGCTCTGAGGTCTGCTTTGGTACGGTTCCACGTCTTGTAATAGGTCTTCCAGTTGATTGGAGGTCCTGACAAGACCCAGTAACCTCCTGGTCTCAAGACTCTGTCCACCTCCATCAAGTAGGTTCCCTCTGatacaaacaacaacaacattatGAGTATTTAAAACTGTGAAATCTGTTTCCTGTTTTGTTGGTTGATACTCCCTAATTGGAAaatttttcgtttcaaaataagtgtagCTTTAGagtttcaatacaaaatttattaaaagattttccattttttttctattggttgaaatatggttaggtgtataagtaattgtgtttttattttggaaatatacaaaatcatacgttttcttaatctttgtgcataaacctagaacgacaaataaaatgaagCGGAGAGAGTATAAGTTACCGTTTGCAGTCCATGGAATCAAGCAACGAGAGCATTGAGCCATATCAAAGGCTCTTGGTGGATAAGGAAGAAGAATAGATCCAAGAACAGCTATAATCGCTGGAACACCTCTCTCAAGCGCAAACTGAACTTGCGCTTCATGGTTGTCTCGTGGCGCAAAGGACATAGTCAGAACATTCCTCTTAAGCATATAAGCACCCCAGCTTGCAACCTAGCAGAagattaaacaaaacaaatcagaatcaagaagataaagaagatgaaATGAAGACATAACATCCAACAACATACCCCACATCCAGTGTCCAAAGCGGTTCTAACGGAACCATCTTTGATGGGGATAACAGAAGCAAGCTCATCGATATAAGCATCAGCACCCTGAGGGAACATAGTCCCACCACCAGGGAACTTAAACACACTCCCTTGAAACTGAACCCAGTTCTGACCAGCCTTCTCAACAGTCAAGCTCTTGAAAGGAGCGTTAGCGTAATGAACATAGTCTCTGCTCTTAGGCCAAGGGAAAGGAGTCATGTAACCTTTAGGAGCGGGGACAAGACACCGGAGCTTCTCGTTCTCGGGTGGGCAATGCCTCTCTCTGTATATCATGTTCTCTCTAGGGAACTTCATTGCCCTGTCTTGCTCTTGGCAAGGGGTGTAGTCCTTGAGCTTCACGTCGCAGGGCTCGAAAGAGACGGGTTTGGGATCGGCTAGCCTCTCGGGGATCTTGACGGTGTCGTGATGGGGTTTGAAGTCGAGGTCGGTGACGACGTCGGTGCATTGAGCTTGCTTTGTGATCTCCATGGCTATGCTGTCTCCTTTGCCGAAGCCGCTCTTTTGCCATGCTCCGAGGAGGTAGAAGAAACAGCATAGTCCGACCACGAGGATTAGAGATAGTGAGCTTCTCGATCTCGGTGGATTATTCTTAGAACCCATTTTGAAACTCTCTCCTGAAGCAAATTTATAAACTAGTTTTGAGCTAACAATGATCaagatctaaaaaaaaaaactagacttTATCAACTTAGGGAATGAAAGAGGTTTAAAGACTCTAACTTTAGCAACTTAAATCAAAAACCCAGAACGGGATCTAGTTGAAAAAGAGCTAACCTGGTTGATGTAGATCTTCTTGTTGCAGAGAGACTCTAAAATCTCTTCAGATCTCTGGTTTTAGCTCTGTTTCAGTGATGAATGAGCTTGCGGAAAGTATAAAGCTTTGAGTGTGGACAGAGAGAGAAAGTCACTAAACTAATAATGATGTCTTTCTTCCTCTCTTTCACTAATCGAGATTTGACTTATTTAACTTTGATGAAGGCGCGTTCTATTAAGAtcaatttgaataaaaatcgACTGAATTAAATGCGTGCAAGATCTCAACAGCATTATTACAATAGTCATAGATTTAGATCTAAGTCTCTTGCACATGCCCTCCATATGTTCTTTTTCCAAACCATTTTGTGTGCGGTTGTTTAAAACTATACTTTATGTAAGGATCTTTAGAATACTTTAATTGGTTTCACCATTATCGGAAAAAATAAACACTTGGAAA contains these protein-coding regions:
- the LOC108842698 gene encoding probable methyltransferase PMT14, with translation MGSKNNPPRSRSSLSLILVVGLCCFFYLLGAWQKSGFGKGDSIAMEITKQAQCTDVVTDLDFKPHHDTVKIPERLADPKPVSFEPCDVKLKDYTPCQEQDRAMKFPRENMIYRERHCPPENEKLRCLVPAPKGYMTPFPWPKSRDYVHYANAPFKSLTVEKAGQNWVQFQGSVFKFPGGGTMFPQGADAYIDELASVIPIKDGSVRTALDTGCGVASWGAYMLKRNVLTMSFAPRDNHEAQVQFALERGVPAIIAVLGSILLPYPPRAFDMAQCSRCLIPWTANEGTYLMEVDRVLRPGGYWVLSGPPINWKTYYKTWNRTKADLRAEQKRIEDIAESLCWEKKYEKGDTAIFRKKINDRSCDRSTPVKTCKRKDTDDVWYKEIETCVTPFPKVSNEEEVAGGKLKKFPERLLAVPPSVSKGLVSGVDAETYQEDVKLWKKRVGRYKRINSLIGSTRYRNVMDMNAGLGGFAAALESPKSWVMNVVPTITKKTLSVVYERGLIGIYHDWCEGFSTYPRTYDFIHANGLFSMYQHSCKIEDILLEMDRILRPEGIVIIRDEVDVLNDVRKIADGMRWDTKLMDHEDGPLVPEKILYAVKQYWVAGGGDANSQASSADSSEEE